One stretch of Alcaligenes faecalis DNA includes these proteins:
- a CDS encoding alpha/beta hydrolase, protein MNKLVFDPADLEQYRLQASVADFDAEMAAYKQASERARAALGTCFSTHAYGDDPAEKLDVYAASQAGAPVYLFIHGGYWRMLSKDDSAMMAQSLHAAGATVICLDYGLAPAYRLPQIVAQCERALQWVHAHAAQFNGDPQRIHISGSSAGGHLSGMLLAADAQREQRLIHSASILSGVMDLHPILQTVVNDWLQLDEEQAQRYSPALHPPAQGVPVLVAWGALEPAVMQEQSRHYARQCELAGCLVQSMAVPNRNHFNVLMDLEQSDSALTLAVLQTMNRHTQEERL, encoded by the coding sequence ATGAACAAACTTGTTTTCGATCCGGCAGACCTGGAGCAATACCGGCTCCAGGCCTCGGTGGCTGATTTTGACGCTGAAATGGCCGCCTACAAGCAGGCCAGCGAACGGGCCCGTGCTGCCTTGGGCACCTGTTTCAGCACCCATGCTTACGGCGATGACCCGGCAGAAAAACTGGATGTTTATGCGGCCAGCCAGGCCGGTGCCCCGGTTTATCTGTTCATTCATGGTGGTTACTGGCGCATGTTGTCCAAGGACGACTCGGCCATGATGGCGCAAAGCCTGCATGCCGCCGGTGCCACGGTGATTTGCCTGGACTACGGCCTGGCTCCGGCTTACCGCTTGCCGCAGATCGTGGCGCAATGCGAACGCGCCTTGCAGTGGGTTCACGCTCACGCAGCGCAATTTAATGGCGACCCGCAGCGTATTCATATTAGTGGCAGCTCGGCAGGGGGCCATTTAAGCGGCATGTTGCTGGCGGCCGATGCCCAACGTGAACAGCGTCTGATCCACAGCGCCAGCATTCTTAGCGGCGTGATGGATTTGCATCCCATCTTGCAGACCGTCGTGAATGACTGGCTGCAGCTGGACGAAGAACAGGCCCAACGTTACAGCCCGGCCTTGCATCCACCCGCGCAGGGAGTTCCCGTGCTGGTGGCCTGGGGCGCACTGGAACCGGCCGTCATGCAAGAACAAAGCCGTCACTACGCCCGGCAATGCGAGTTGGCGGGCTGCCTGGTGCAGAGCATGGCCGTGCCAAACCGTAATCATTTCAACGTCTTGATGGATCTGGAACAGAGCGACAGCGCATTGACACTGGCCGTGTTGCAGACCATGAATCGTCATACCCAGGAGGAGAGACTATGA
- a CDS encoding MFS transporter, producing MVEQGVMCKALDKAKPRGTVALLMLLMAVMGEMCLAADFYGFAAVIKIVSADLSLSPAQAGLVQGAFGVSFALGMLFWAPRGRSMSSARLYLIGLGGSGLLMLLQTQAQDFTQLFLLRLVVGFFDSAVWVGSMKIVMQWFAPRRQGLVLGIILAAYSLAITLDFALGLPYAMAHGWRAFFLVLGGLTLSACLITQLVVRAGPYQDPHDKIKTDAGVLRSIAARPWIWVGILAIFGALFSVAATATWLIPALIDVQKMAPEQAPLFGTIMGLSQVFFLILGGYVSDRFTRVGVMRVGMWLTILAASACVLVAWQALPYSGLLIVAILCGVGVFHGGAIFSYVGERYGVNLGPCAAGYAEMGGVFATFVAPSLLGLLLSLTGSYVWAFGSFLAVEVLVFIGFLMLNRLPSAQAE from the coding sequence ATGGTGGAACAGGGGGTTATGTGCAAGGCGCTCGACAAGGCCAAGCCACGCGGCACAGTGGCCTTGCTCATGCTGTTGATGGCCGTGATGGGCGAGATGTGCCTGGCGGCCGACTTTTATGGCTTTGCAGCCGTTATCAAAATTGTGTCGGCAGACCTGTCACTAAGCCCCGCGCAAGCCGGCTTGGTGCAGGGTGCTTTCGGTGTTTCGTTCGCACTGGGCATGTTGTTCTGGGCGCCACGCGGTCGCTCCATGAGTTCGGCCCGTCTGTACCTGATTGGCTTGGGTGGTAGCGGCTTGCTGATGCTGTTGCAGACTCAGGCGCAGGATTTCACGCAGCTATTTCTGCTGCGTCTGGTTGTGGGCTTTTTTGATTCCGCCGTCTGGGTTGGGTCCATGAAAATCGTCATGCAATGGTTTGCTCCACGCCGCCAGGGTCTGGTCCTGGGCATCATTCTGGCCGCCTATTCGCTAGCCATTACCCTGGATTTTGCCTTGGGTCTGCCTTATGCCATGGCGCATGGCTGGCGTGCTTTCTTCCTGGTTCTGGGCGGGCTGACTTTAAGCGCCTGTTTGATCACGCAACTGGTAGTGCGCGCCGGTCCTTATCAGGATCCTCACGACAAGATCAAGACCGATGCCGGTGTGTTGCGCTCCATTGCCGCACGTCCCTGGATCTGGGTGGGCATTCTGGCGATTTTTGGTGCCTTGTTCTCCGTTGCGGCAACCGCTACCTGGTTGATTCCTGCCCTGATTGATGTGCAGAAAATGGCCCCCGAACAGGCTCCCTTGTTCGGCACCATCATGGGCTTGTCCCAAGTCTTTTTCCTGATTCTGGGCGGTTACGTCAGCGATCGCTTCACCCGTGTTGGCGTGATGCGTGTGGGCATGTGGTTAACCATTCTGGCGGCCAGCGCCTGTGTTCTGGTTGCCTGGCAGGCCTTGCCCTACAGCGGCTTGCTGATCGTGGCCATTCTTTGCGGCGTAGGGGTGTTTCATGGCGGCGCTATTTTCAGCTACGTGGGTGAACGCTATGGCGTGAACCTGGGCCCCTGTGCCGCGGGCTATGCCGAGATGGGCGGTGTGTTCGCCACCTTCGTTGCGCCGTCCTTGCTGGGCCTGTTGCTGAGCCTGACCGGCTCCTACGTCTGGGCCTTTGGCAGCTTCCTGGCTGTGGAAGTGCTGGTTTTCATTGGTTTCCTCATGTTGAACCGCTTGCCGTCGGCACAGGCGGAATAA
- a CDS encoding FAD-dependent monooxygenase gives MSDKKLSALIAGGGLGGLATAAALAQRGWDVTVLERQSELRANGSGIYIWENGLRVLKALGAYEQAIEGAFYGSHFEQRDLNNEVIDCGPTPPDRRLITVMRSQLLKSLEQAGKRAGVKVRTNVEVIAASARGEVQLASGERLRADLVVGADGIWSRIRQSLGLELVHEQTREGALRTMIERKPGDTDEQDAQKYIENWNGLHRLLITPVSETQTYLALTCPHDDIRASNTQIDKEYWSALFPHWAHLIERADGPVSWGRYSVTRCKTWSSGRTAILGDAAHAQPPNLGQGGGMAMQNGLALATFLEQVQDARDIPEALEAWENNEREIVEHCQKWSCLYGEISALPDAVRTQVVRSAMANPWSYAQIFRAASHTPTGTVQAELC, from the coding sequence ATGTCAGATAAAAAACTAAGTGCCTTGATCGCAGGCGGTGGCCTGGGTGGTCTGGCAACCGCCGCCGCTTTGGCGCAACGCGGTTGGGATGTCACCGTGCTGGAGCGCCAGTCTGAATTGCGCGCCAATGGCTCCGGTATCTATATCTGGGAAAACGGCCTGCGCGTTCTGAAAGCCCTGGGAGCTTACGAGCAAGCGATTGAAGGCGCTTTCTACGGTAGCCACTTTGAGCAGCGCGATCTGAATAATGAAGTCATCGATTGCGGTCCCACGCCACCCGATCGTCGTCTGATTACCGTGATGCGCTCGCAACTGCTGAAATCGCTGGAGCAAGCCGGCAAGCGCGCAGGCGTGAAAGTTCGCACCAATGTCGAAGTCATTGCCGCCAGCGCACGCGGGGAAGTTCAACTGGCCTCGGGCGAGCGTCTGCGTGCTGATCTGGTCGTGGGTGCCGATGGCATCTGGTCGCGCATCCGCCAATCTCTGGGTCTGGAACTGGTGCACGAACAAACCCGTGAAGGAGCCTTGCGCACCATGATCGAGCGCAAGCCGGGCGACACCGATGAACAAGATGCTCAAAAATACATCGAAAACTGGAACGGTCTGCATCGCTTGCTGATTACACCCGTCAGCGAAACCCAAACCTATCTGGCCCTGACTTGCCCGCATGACGACATACGCGCCAGCAATACCCAGATCGACAAGGAATACTGGTCCGCCTTGTTCCCGCATTGGGCGCACCTGATTGAACGTGCAGATGGCCCGGTCAGCTGGGGCCGTTACAGTGTGACGCGTTGCAAAACCTGGTCCAGTGGACGCACGGCGATTCTGGGCGACGCCGCCCACGCTCAACCGCCAAACCTGGGGCAGGGTGGGGGCATGGCCATGCAAAATGGTCTGGCTCTGGCCACCTTCCTGGAACAGGTGCAGGATGCGCGCGATATCCCCGAAGCCCTGGAAGCCTGGGAAAACAATGAACGCGAGATTGTGGAGCACTGCCAGAAGTGGTCCTGTCTGTATGGCGAGATCAGTGCCTTGCCCGATGCCGTGCGTACGCAGGTCGTGCGTTCTGCCATGGCCAATCCCTGGAGCTACGCGCAGATTTTCCGCGCCGCCAGTCACACGCCTACGGGAACCGTCCAAGCAGAGCTCTGCTAG
- a CDS encoding MFS transporter: MPRFLLLMIALIMFPQVVETAYSPALPLIAHRYAVSASEAGQTLSVYFIAFAVGVLFWGWLCDRAGRRPTVLAGLTVYGLGCLLALFSPNFTVLLLARMISAFGAAVGSIGVQTMLRDRYQAEELAKIFGTIGAALALSPLLGLAMGVALSSGAEVMPVFIGLLVLALVLLGISLLQLPETRPVQSQRSSLWQVLIRLLKDPAIWQSALLVALFNTTIFAFYQWAPFLLQGLGSENWPMMIAGVLLAAGTLMGAFLNRRWLAAGQSSHRLIWRGIALLAAAAIGLEFAGKQLIFLLPAMLLALAYAVAIPNLLSGALQHYRSVAGMAGAVFGLMYSLLLGLGLALSAWWEDLADVTLICAVLAAICLALPLKKA, encoded by the coding sequence ATGCCTCGTTTTCTTCTTTTAATGATCGCCCTGATCATGTTTCCGCAGGTGGTGGAGACCGCCTATAGCCCCGCCTTGCCCCTTATTGCCCACCGTTACGCGGTCTCGGCCAGTGAGGCGGGCCAAACCCTGTCCGTCTACTTTATTGCCTTTGCGGTCGGGGTGCTGTTCTGGGGTTGGCTGTGCGACCGGGCAGGGCGCAGGCCAACTGTTCTGGCAGGTTTAACGGTGTATGGCCTGGGTTGTCTGCTTGCCTTGTTCAGCCCAAATTTCACGGTGCTCTTGCTGGCCCGCATGATTAGCGCATTTGGTGCGGCGGTCGGCTCCATTGGCGTGCAAACCATGCTGCGGGACCGTTATCAGGCCGAAGAATTGGCCAAGATTTTCGGCACTATCGGGGCAGCTCTGGCGCTGAGTCCTTTGCTGGGTTTGGCCATGGGGGTGGCCTTGTCCTCGGGTGCTGAAGTGATGCCGGTTTTTATCGGCTTGCTGGTGCTGGCCTTGGTTCTGCTGGGCATCAGCCTATTGCAGCTTCCTGAAACCCGCCCCGTACAAAGTCAGCGCAGCAGCTTGTGGCAGGTTCTGATTCGCTTGTTGAAAGATCCCGCAATCTGGCAATCAGCCTTGCTGGTGGCGCTGTTCAACACCACGATTTTCGCGTTTTATCAGTGGGCTCCCTTTTTGCTGCAAGGCCTGGGCTCGGAAAACTGGCCCATGATGATTGCCGGTGTTCTGCTGGCTGCGGGCACGCTCATGGGAGCATTTTTGAACCGCCGTTGGCTGGCAGCGGGGCAGTCGTCCCACAGGCTGATTTGGCGGGGCATCGCGCTATTGGCGGCAGCGGCTATTGGCCTGGAGTTCGCGGGCAAACAGCTGATTTTTCTGCTGCCTGCCATGTTGCTTGCGCTGGCCTACGCGGTTGCGATTCCTAACCTTTTGTCCGGTGCCTTGCAGCACTATCGCTCGGTAGCCGGTATGGCAGGTGCTGTCTTTGGTCTGATGTACAGCTTGTTGCTGGGTCTGGGCTTGGCCTTGTCAGCCTGGTGGGAGGATCTGGCTGATGTGACTCTTATTTGTGCTGTTCTGGCCGCTATTTGCCTGGCTTTACCTCTGAAAAAGGCTTGA
- a CDS encoding VOC family protein: MTQATSHSTQTACFEPRRLGHVNLWVDELQRGEDFYSQVCGLKVEFTEPDLVATFLGTGHTPHDLGMMETTKGVNRYGRDGLLQLPGTIGLKPGLNHLAWELESEAELVSGWKRAKEQGRDIDMTVDHQVAHSVYMFDPDGNYNEFYCDTIKDWRSVLGGPMELLTSRWDPEGQEPFTEGRYDSAPTLETVADAPVQPRRVTHAVLRTAQLDAMRRFYTDVGGLEVVYENEHVVYLRAGLANYDYSLILVRDEEASFSHGSFELASVQDLEQTLERLKAQNITPVHDVNLPWKRAFFLRDPDGLLSEWYVTLAGNRVLDSNHSLPLWAQV, translated from the coding sequence ATGACACAAGCAACTTCCCACTCCACCCAAACCGCGTGCTTTGAGCCCCGCCGTCTGGGCCACGTCAACCTGTGGGTTGATGAACTACAACGCGGTGAAGATTTTTACAGCCAGGTCTGCGGCCTGAAAGTGGAATTTACCGAACCTGATCTGGTGGCCACTTTTTTGGGTACCGGCCACACGCCTCATGACCTGGGCATGATGGAAACGACCAAAGGCGTGAATCGCTATGGCCGCGATGGTCTGCTGCAACTGCCCGGAACAATCGGCCTGAAACCCGGCCTGAATCACCTGGCCTGGGAGCTGGAGAGCGAGGCTGAACTGGTTTCGGGCTGGAAACGCGCCAAAGAACAGGGGCGCGACATTGATATGACGGTAGACCACCAGGTCGCCCATAGCGTCTATATGTTTGACCCCGATGGCAACTACAACGAGTTCTACTGCGACACCATTAAAGACTGGCGCAGCGTGCTGGGTGGCCCCATGGAATTGCTGACCAGCCGCTGGGACCCTGAAGGTCAGGAACCCTTTACCGAAGGCCGCTACGATTCCGCCCCGACTCTGGAAACCGTGGCCGACGCCCCGGTGCAACCCCGCCGCGTCACCCACGCCGTATTGCGTACCGCCCAACTGGACGCCATGCGCCGCTTCTACACCGACGTCGGTGGTCTGGAAGTGGTTTATGAAAACGAACACGTTGTCTACTTGCGTGCCGGTCTGGCCAATTATGATTACAGCCTGATCCTGGTCCGTGACGAAGAAGCCTCCTTCTCGCATGGCAGTTTCGAGCTGGCCAGCGTCCAGGATCTGGAACAAACACTGGAGCGCCTGAAAGCCCAAAACATCACTCCCGTTCACGATGTAAATCTGCCCTGGAAGCGCGCTTTCTTCTTGCGTGATCCCGACGGTTTGCTCAGCGAGTGGTACGTAACTCTGGCTGGCAACCGGGTTCTGGATAGCAATCACTCTTTGCCTTTGTGGGCGCAAGTTTAA
- a CDS encoding Hsp20/alpha crystallin family protein produces the protein MASHLTRFNPFGDLAGLDTWRDIEDIFRRVPVVGSLAGNTPPSIRLDVSENEEAYQVSAEVPGINKEDVHVSVEGNVVSIRVESRRTQEEKDGDTVLRSERYYGVQTRRFSLAQDIDEAQATAKCENGVLELILPKKKSGAGAKKLEIR, from the coding sequence ATGGCAAGTCATTTGACACGTTTTAATCCCTTTGGAGATCTGGCAGGTCTGGACACGTGGCGGGATATTGAAGACATCTTCCGACGCGTCCCGGTAGTCGGTTCTCTGGCCGGAAACACACCGCCCAGCATCCGTCTGGATGTCAGCGAGAACGAAGAGGCCTATCAAGTCAGCGCAGAAGTGCCTGGCATCAACAAAGAAGACGTCCACGTCAGTGTTGAAGGCAATGTTGTTTCTATCCGCGTGGAAAGCCGTCGCACTCAGGAAGAAAAGGATGGCGATACGGTTTTGCGCAGCGAGCGCTATTACGGGGTACAAACCCGTCGCTTCAGCCTGGCGCAGGATATTGACGAGGCCCAGGCGACAGCCAAATGCGAAAACGGTGTGCTGGAGCTGATTCTGCCCAAGAAAAAGAGTGGGGCAGGGGCCAAGAAGCTGGAAATTCGCTAA
- a CDS encoding nucleobase:cation symporter-2 family protein → MTTPTTATGAATAQRPEDENLGLGANLAYGFQHVLTMYGGIIAVPLIIGEAAGLPANETGLLITACLFMGGLATLLQTLGVPFFGCRLPLVQGVSFSGVATMIAILGTGGGLPAVFGAVIVASIIGLLITPIFSRVIRFFPPLVTGCVITTIGLTLMPVAAFWAMGGNPSSPDFGSVGNISLAAMTLLIVLLLSKLGSATISRLSILLAIIIGTVIAVAMGHADFSAVSEGEVFALPSLFHFGMPTFQTAAIISMFIVIIVTLVETSADILAVGDIIETKVDARRLGDGLRADMLSSLIAPVFGSFTQSAFAQNVGLVAVTGVKSRYVVAFGGLILIALGLLPIMGRLVAAVPPAVLGGAGMVLFGTVAASGIRTLAKVNYENNMNLIIVATAIGAGMIPIVAPKFYEHFPVWFATIFHSGISSAALVAIVLNLLFNHFTLGNPDQPSVFAAGGGRYLRVSDVANLNEGDYVENGKIMDKDGKEIPVIADEHPAPEQPPVLHTKPGLSAT, encoded by the coding sequence ATGACAACACCTACAACGGCTACGGGTGCAGCGACTGCGCAGCGCCCCGAAGACGAGAATCTGGGCCTGGGCGCGAATCTGGCCTATGGCTTTCAACACGTATTGACCATGTACGGCGGCATCATTGCCGTGCCGCTGATTATTGGCGAAGCCGCGGGCCTGCCTGCCAATGAAACAGGCTTGCTGATTACCGCCTGCCTGTTCATGGGCGGCCTGGCCACCTTGCTGCAAACCCTGGGCGTGCCATTTTTTGGTTGCCGCCTGCCGCTGGTTCAAGGGGTGTCGTTTTCCGGTGTCGCCACCATGATTGCCATTCTGGGCACGGGTGGCGGTTTACCAGCGGTCTTTGGTGCCGTCATTGTGGCCTCAATAATAGGGCTGCTGATTACACCGATCTTTTCACGAGTCATCCGCTTTTTCCCACCCTTGGTAACAGGCTGCGTCATCACGACGATTGGGCTTACCTTGATGCCCGTCGCGGCATTCTGGGCTATGGGCGGCAACCCCTCATCGCCTGATTTTGGCAGCGTTGGCAATATTTCTCTGGCCGCCATGACCTTGCTGATTGTGCTCCTGCTCAGCAAGCTGGGCAGCGCCACCATCTCGCGCCTGTCCATCTTGCTGGCCATCATCATCGGTACTGTCATCGCCGTAGCCATGGGCCATGCGGATTTCTCCGCCGTCAGCGAAGGTGAGGTCTTTGCCTTGCCCAGCCTGTTCCACTTTGGCATGCCCACTTTCCAGACTGCCGCGATCATCTCCATGTTCATTGTGATCATCGTGACGTTGGTGGAAACCTCGGCTGACATTCTGGCTGTGGGTGACATTATTGAAACCAAAGTCGACGCACGTCGTCTGGGCGATGGCCTGCGTGCCGATATGCTCTCCAGCCTGATCGCGCCTGTCTTTGGCTCCTTCACACAAAGCGCCTTTGCCCAGAACGTAGGTCTGGTGGCGGTAACCGGCGTAAAAAGCCGCTACGTCGTGGCCTTTGGTGGCTTGATTCTGATCGCGCTGGGCCTGCTGCCCATCATGGGCCGTCTGGTTGCTGCTGTTCCCCCAGCCGTACTGGGTGGTGCGGGCATGGTTCTGTTTGGCACCGTCGCTGCCAGCGGTATCCGTACCTTGGCCAAGGTGAACTATGAAAACAATATGAATCTGATCATCGTGGCCACGGCTATCGGTGCCGGCATGATTCCTATTGTGGCTCCCAAGTTCTATGAGCACTTCCCGGTCTGGTTTGCGACGATTTTCCACTCCGGCATCAGCTCGGCTGCGCTGGTGGCAATTGTGCTGAACCTCTTGTTCAACCACTTCACCTTGGGCAATCCCGATCAGCCTTCTGTATTTGCTGCCGGTGGGGGCCGCTATCTGCGGGTTTCGGACGTGGCAAACCTGAACGAGGGTGACTACGTTGAGAACGGCAAGATCATGGACAAGGATGGCAAGGAAATCCCGGTTATTGCGGATGAACACCCTGCACCCGAACAGCCTCCTGTGCTACACACAAAACCGGGTTTAAGCGCCACCTGA
- a CDS encoding 8-oxoguanine deaminase — protein MTSRSPILWIRDPLACSDAQAAGGVLVQDSRIIEKVAAGQQPKQAYDQSWDASRHVLLPGLVNTHHHFYQTLTRAYTPALNKPLFPWLTTLYDVWAGLDDEQMQVASELAMVELLQSGCTTVADHHYVFSGALQHAIDCQAETAQRLGVRAALTRGSMSVGRDQGGLPPQNVVQDEQTILDDSQRLIRQYHQREDGAMITLALAPCSPFSVSRELMSESAKLAEREDVRLHTHLAETDDETAYCERLFGMRPLDYLDQQGWLSNRTWLAHGIHFNDEEIQRLGRAGTGIAHCPSSNMVLGSGLCRTIELEAAGAPVGLAVDGSASNDHSNLAQEMRQALLLGRLRYEPGQVTHQAVIRWATQGSARCLGREDIGGLNVGQQADLALFTLDELRFSGAENPLAALLLCGADRADRVMVAGQWRVVDGQPCGIDLQDLMQRHQAAARRLRDKVLDTAATA, from the coding sequence ATGACTAGCCGTTCCCCGATCCTGTGGATTCGCGATCCACTGGCCTGTTCAGATGCACAAGCTGCCGGTGGCGTACTGGTACAAGACAGCCGCATCATCGAAAAAGTGGCCGCCGGTCAGCAGCCCAAGCAGGCTTACGATCAAAGCTGGGATGCTTCCCGGCACGTTTTGCTGCCCGGTTTGGTGAATACTCATCATCACTTTTACCAAACCCTGACACGGGCCTATACCCCGGCACTGAATAAACCCTTGTTCCCTTGGCTGACTACCTTGTATGACGTCTGGGCCGGTCTGGACGACGAGCAAATGCAGGTGGCCAGCGAACTGGCCATGGTGGAACTGCTGCAATCGGGCTGTACGACGGTGGCCGATCACCACTATGTGTTTTCGGGTGCCTTGCAACATGCCATTGATTGTCAGGCTGAGACGGCTCAACGCCTGGGCGTACGTGCCGCATTGACTCGTGGCTCCATGAGCGTAGGCCGTGATCAGGGTGGTTTGCCCCCGCAAAACGTCGTACAGGACGAGCAAACCATTCTGGACGACAGCCAGCGCCTGATTCGCCAATATCACCAGCGCGAAGATGGGGCGATGATTACGCTGGCCCTGGCTCCATGCTCGCCTTTCTCTGTCAGCCGCGAGCTGATGAGCGAAAGCGCCAAGCTGGCCGAACGTGAGGACGTACGCCTGCACACCCATCTGGCGGAAACCGACGACGAAACCGCCTACTGCGAACGCCTCTTTGGCATGCGTCCACTGGATTATCTGGATCAGCAAGGCTGGCTAAGCAATCGCACCTGGCTGGCGCACGGCATTCACTTCAACGACGAAGAAATCCAGCGCCTGGGCCGCGCAGGCACGGGTATTGCCCATTGCCCCTCGTCCAATATGGTGCTGGGCAGCGGTCTGTGCCGCACCATCGAGCTGGAAGCCGCCGGTGCTCCCGTCGGTCTGGCCGTGGACGGCTCGGCTTCCAATGATCACTCCAATCTGGCTCAAGAGATGCGACAGGCACTCTTGCTGGGCCGCCTGCGCTACGAGCCGGGTCAGGTCACCCATCAAGCCGTTATCCGTTGGGCTACTCAAGGCTCGGCCCGCTGTTTGGGGCGCGAGGACATTGGCGGCCTGAACGTGGGGCAGCAGGCCGACCTGGCCTTGTTCACCCTGGATGAATTGCGCTTTTCCGGCGCAGAAAACCCCTTGGCTGCCTTGCTGCTCTGCGGCGCAGACCGGGCCGACCGTGTGATGGTCGCCGGTCAGTGGCGCGTGGTTGACGGCCAACCCTGCGGCATTGATTTGCAAGACCTGATGCAACGCCATCAAGCCGCTGCTCGTCGTTTGCGCGACAAGGTACTGGATACCGCAGCGACAGCTTGA
- a CDS encoding M20 metallopeptidase family protein: MKHSFRLSLLAATCLMAGTALAQASNPMMDTAMSKADALEQQVIEWRRHIHQNPELSYQEHNTAAYIKAALETMPGYQIQTGIAQTGVKAVLKGGKPGPVVALRADMDALPVQERNDLPFKSVAKGTWQGKEVSVSHACGHDTHVAMLLGAAKVFSDMRDELPGTIVLLFQPAEEQGPGKPLSGANAMMAEGVLDQPKVDVVMGQHIGPSYPAGSIGYRQGSLMASGDVFSISLAGKGGHGSSPWNAASPVVAAAETVVALNNIIAQRTNPQDGTTVVTVGSLQSGNRPNVLPESADISGTVRSLSKQNQATAHELIQRYAQNIAANHDLKATVRIDTGYEVLVSDPKATQTVIPALDLATDGIGAKEVAPGMGSEDFGAFGKDVPVVFWRLNASPYSDKMGAPNHSPEFMIDEKALRIGTRALVASSLTYMMDHKKP; encoded by the coding sequence ATGAAGCATTCATTCCGCCTGAGCTTGTTGGCAGCGACGTGTTTAATGGCCGGTACGGCGTTGGCGCAAGCCAGCAATCCCATGATGGATACTGCGATGAGCAAGGCCGATGCCTTGGAACAGCAGGTTATTGAGTGGCGTCGTCATATTCACCAGAATCCTGAGCTGTCTTATCAAGAGCACAACACAGCGGCTTATATCAAAGCCGCTCTAGAAACCATGCCCGGTTATCAGATCCAGACCGGCATTGCACAAACCGGCGTCAAGGCGGTATTGAAAGGTGGAAAGCCTGGTCCTGTCGTGGCCCTGCGAGCCGATATGGATGCCTTGCCCGTGCAGGAACGTAATGACCTGCCCTTCAAGTCCGTTGCCAAAGGCACCTGGCAAGGTAAGGAAGTGTCGGTATCGCACGCTTGCGGTCATGACACCCATGTAGCCATGCTGCTAGGCGCGGCCAAGGTGTTTTCGGATATGCGCGATGAACTGCCCGGCACGATTGTGCTGCTGTTCCAGCCTGCTGAAGAACAAGGCCCTGGCAAACCTCTGAGCGGTGCCAACGCCATGATGGCCGAAGGCGTGCTGGACCAGCCTAAAGTGGATGTGGTGATGGGCCAGCATATTGGGCCTTCCTACCCCGCAGGTAGTATCGGCTATCGCCAAGGCAGTCTGATGGCCAGTGGTGATGTGTTCTCCATCTCTTTGGCAGGTAAAGGCGGCCATGGCTCCTCTCCCTGGAATGCGGCCTCGCCCGTTGTCGCTGCGGCTGAAACCGTTGTGGCCTTGAACAACATCATTGCCCAGCGCACCAATCCCCAGGACGGTACAACTGTGGTGACGGTAGGTTCGCTGCAAAGTGGTAACCGCCCCAATGTGTTGCCGGAAAGTGCCGACATCAGTGGCACCGTGCGTTCCTTGTCCAAGCAGAACCAGGCAACGGCACATGAGCTGATTCAGCGTTATGCGCAAAACATTGCTGCGAACCACGATTTGAAGGCTACTGTGCGTATCGACACGGGCTATGAAGTTCTGGTCAGCGATCCTAAAGCCACCCAAACCGTGATTCCAGCTCTGGATCTGGCTACTGACGGGATTGGTGCCAAGGAAGTAGCCCCTGGCATGGGCTCCGAGGACTTCGGTGCTTTTGGCAAGGACGTACCCGTAGTTTTCTGGCGTCTGAACGCCTCGCCGTATTCCGACAAGATGGGGGCACCTAATCATTCGCCTGAATTCATGATTGATGAAAAGGCTTTGCGCATCGGTACTCGTGCTTTGGTAGCCAGCTCTTTGACTTATATGATGGATCACAAAAAACCGTAG
- a CDS encoding AraC family transcriptional regulator, producing the protein MPYLDASDPFPDLTGRHALGIAARLAQHDSGLHQHPWGQILYTHSGCITVTLDQQLCLLPPGRLIWIPALLPHQAQMSEQVDYRSVYLDPTHYPDLPSQVQLLAANDLLTAALDRIAQADLDEDWDQPPGLHVMLVLLDELQRAPDQALFLPLPQDSRLRQIPLDTLPPALNELAGYLGASEKTISRLFKRDTGLNYQQWRQQWRLLKAIEQLSSGDRVTQLASDLGFASDSAFIAFFKEQTGLTPGHYSRQKRYFD; encoded by the coding sequence ATGCCCTACCTGGATGCCAGTGACCCATTCCCCGACCTGACAGGACGCCATGCGCTGGGTATTGCCGCCCGTTTGGCGCAACATGATTCCGGCCTGCATCAGCATCCCTGGGGCCAGATTCTGTATACGCACAGCGGTTGCATTACCGTCACCCTGGATCAGCAATTGTGCTTGCTGCCGCCAGGGCGCTTGATCTGGATTCCCGCCCTGCTGCCCCATCAGGCGCAAATGAGCGAACAAGTGGATTACCGATCGGTGTATCTGGACCCGACTCATTACCCGGATTTGCCTTCGCAAGTCCAACTGCTGGCCGCGAACGACTTGCTGACGGCCGCGCTGGACCGCATCGCCCAAGCGGATCTGGATGAAGACTGGGACCAGCCACCGGGTCTGCATGTAATGCTGGTCTTGCTGGATGAACTGCAACGGGCACCCGATCAGGCCCTGTTTCTGCCCTTACCGCAAGATAGCCGCTTGCGGCAAATCCCCTTGGATACCCTGCCTCCCGCGCTGAACGAATTGGCCGGCTATTTGGGTGCCAGCGAAAAAACCATCAGCCGCCTTTTCAAGCGGGATACCGGCTTGAATTACCAGCAGTGGCGACAACAATGGCGTTTGCTCAAGGCGATCGAGCAGTTGTCTAGCGGAGACCGTGTAACCCAATTGGCCTCAGACCTGGGCTTTGCCAGTGACAGTGCGTTCATTGCCTTTTTCAAGGAGCAGACTGGCCTGACTCCCGGCCATTACAGCCGTCAGAAACGTTATTTTGATTAG